The DNA window CTCGTCGTCCGCTGCTCCGTTCCGCCCGTCCGGCGTATCGTCGATTGTCGGCGTCGGGGTGGCGCTCCGACTGTCGGATCTCGATTTCTCCTGTGCGTCGTCCTCGTCAGTGATCGGTTCGAGCGTCACCGCCGCGTTTTCCCCGGTCGCACCAAGACGTCGGACGGTCGGTTCGAGCACCTTTTCGAGCTTCCTCTTGCACGATGGACACAACGATGCGATCGGCCCCTCTTCGTCGTCCACCGCGGCCGGGACCACGTCGTAATCGGCAACCGGAGCGTCGACGGCGACACCGCAGAAGTAACACGCATCAAACTCGGGCATACCCGGACGTGGTGTGAGAGCATCAAGAAACCCCCGGTCGCTTCACTCCTCGTCGATCCCAGTGAACTCGAACCGCGCGCCACCGTCAGTACTCGTCCCGACGGCTATCTCCCAGCCATGCCCCTCGGCGACGCTCTTGACGATGTAGAGGCCGAGGCCTGTTCCGAGTTCTTCCGTCGACATTCCCGGACTGAAAATCTCCTCAGTGAGGTCAGCATCGATGCCGGGGCCCGAGTCCTCGACGTACCATCCCCCCTCGATCCGTCCGACCCGGACAGTGACGTCCTCGCCGCCGTGCTGGATCGCATTCCGGAACAGGTTTTCGAGTAACTGCATCAGTCGGTCGTAGTCAGCACGGATCCAGCCGGTTGAGTCGACCACGAGCGTTGCGTCGGCAGTCTCCGTCGTCTCCCAGGCGTCTTCGACGACCGCGGCGAGATCGAGTAGCTCCTGCTCGCCGACCTGATTCCCGGTGCGGGCGAGCCACAGCAGGTCGTCGATGATCCGCTCCATCCGATCGAGGGAGCGTTCGACCTCCACGAGCTCGTCGACTGCCTCGGTATCGGTCTCCTGAGCGATCTCTACATAGGCGCTGGCGACGCCGAGCGGGTTGCGAAGGTCATGAGAGACGACCGACGCGAAGCTTTCCAGGCGTTCGTTCTTTTCCTGTAGCCGTTGTTCGCGCTCCCTGCGTTCCGTTACGTCGGTGAAAATGCCGGTGAA is part of the Natranaeroarchaeum aerophilus genome and encodes:
- a CDS encoding two-component system sensor histidine kinase NtrB, translated to MTDTVGDGEADELVVDSSIADDDIEFYRTLLANTSEGILTIDEDSNIVFANPAIEEILGYSPDELVGSSKMTIIPERHRDDHRAGLEAYLRTGKRHIDWDGVELPAQHRAGHELVVSISLREHEYNGERFFTGIFTDVTERREREQRLQEKNERLESFASVVSHDLRNPLGVASAYVEIAQETDTEAVDELVEVERSLDRMERIIDDLLWLARTGNQVGEQELLDLAAVVEDAWETTETADATLVVDSTGWIRADYDRLMQLLENLFRNAIQHGGEDVTVRVGRIEGGWYVEDSGPGIDADLTEEIFSPGMSTEELGTGLGLYIVKSVAEGHGWEIAVGTSTDGGARFEFTGIDEE